In the genome of Verrucomicrobiota bacterium, one region contains:
- the lpxA gene encoding acyl-ACP--UDP-N-acetylglucosamine O-acyltransferase — MIHATAIIHPKATLDPTASAGPYAVIDEHVVLGGHCVVGPHVHLTGHTTIGAHNQFHTGCVIGDAPQDLKYNGEPTRLRIGDHNVFREHATVNRSNKLKEETLIGSHNFLMANSHVGHNVCLGDNIVLANGALLAGHVTVGDRAFISGNCLVHQFCRVGELAFMQGGSAISMDLPPFTVASRSNDMCGLNTVGLRRAGFTAEERQELKQLYNALFRSGRNLREALAAAEKEFASAPAKVLLEFIASSKRGICSDVGGLRDSNNEDEQ, encoded by the coding sequence ATGATTCACGCCACAGCAATCATTCACCCGAAGGCGACGCTCGACCCGACCGCAAGCGCGGGGCCTTATGCCGTCATTGATGAACACGTCGTGCTGGGCGGCCATTGCGTTGTCGGGCCGCATGTGCACTTGACCGGCCACACCACCATCGGCGCGCACAATCAGTTTCACACCGGCTGCGTCATCGGCGATGCGCCGCAGGACTTGAAATACAACGGCGAACCGACGCGGTTGCGCATTGGCGATCACAATGTCTTTCGCGAGCACGCGACGGTGAACCGCTCCAACAAGTTGAAGGAGGAAACCCTCATCGGTTCGCACAATTTTCTGATGGCGAACAGTCACGTGGGTCACAACGTTTGTCTGGGGGACAACATCGTGCTGGCGAATGGCGCGTTGCTGGCCGGGCATGTGACCGTGGGCGACCGGGCGTTCATTTCAGGCAATTGTCTGGTGCACCAGTTCTGCCGTGTCGGAGAACTGGCCTTCATGCAGGGCGGGTCGGCCATCAGCATGGATTTGCCGCCGTTCACCGTCGCGAGCCGTTCCAACGACATGTGCGGGCTGAACACCGTGGGTCTGCGCCGGGCAGGTTTTACCGCGGAGGAGCGGCAGGAATTGAAGCAGCTTTACAACGCCTTGTTTCGGAGCGGGCGGAATTTGCGCGAGGCGCTGGCAGCGGCGGAAAAAGAATTTGCCAGCGCACCGGCGAAGGTCCTGCTGGAATTCATCGCGTCCTCCAAACGCGGCATTTGTTCCGACGTGGGCGGCCTTCGAGATTCGAATAACGAGGACGAACAGTGA